In Amycolatopsis jiangsuensis, the following proteins share a genomic window:
- a CDS encoding TetR/AcrR family transcriptional regulator: MTTVSDDLWPDVQPETARRLMLAGVESFAERGYHATTTRDIAGAAGMSPAALYVHFPSKAALLFAISRSGHEQTLALVEAVLARSSDPVERIRLVVEDFVAWHARRHTVARVVQYELNALPEQEHQIVSELRRRIERRVREVVTHGVRDGVFTVADPHVAARAVLSLGVDVARWYSERTRQAPDELGKEYGELVLRMLGAR, encoded by the coding sequence ATGACGACGGTTTCCGACGACCTGTGGCCCGACGTGCAGCCCGAGACCGCGCGCCGGCTGATGCTCGCCGGGGTGGAGTCGTTCGCCGAGCGCGGTTACCACGCCACGACCACCCGGGACATCGCCGGCGCGGCCGGGATGAGCCCAGCCGCGCTGTACGTGCACTTCCCGTCGAAGGCGGCGCTGCTGTTCGCGATCAGCCGAAGCGGACACGAGCAGACCCTGGCGCTGGTGGAAGCGGTCCTCGCCCGCAGCAGTGACCCGGTCGAGCGGATCCGGCTGGTGGTCGAGGACTTCGTCGCCTGGCACGCCCGTCGACACACCGTCGCCCGGGTCGTGCAGTACGAGCTGAACGCGCTGCCCGAGCAGGAGCACCAGATCGTCAGCGAGCTGCGCCGGCGGATCGAGCGGCGGGTACGGGAGGTGGTCACGCACGGTGTGCGCGACGGCGTGTTCACCGTCGCGGACCCGCACGTCGCGGCCCGCGCCGTGCTGTCGCTGGGAGTGGACGTGGCCCGCTGGTACAGCGAGCGGACCCGGCAGGCGCCGGACGAACTCGGCAAGGAGTACGGCGAACTGGTGCTGCGGATGCTCGGCGCGCGCTGA
- a CDS encoding helix-turn-helix transcriptional regulator: MYGTSERLLRLLSLLQARRDWPGPDLAGRLGVDVRTIRRDVERLRTLGYPVHATPGVAGGYRLGPGAALPPLLLDDDEAVAVAVGLRTAANGTVSGIEETSVRALAKLEQVLPARLRGRVRAMDSALVRMPGGAPVIDAELLTVVAAACRDHERLRFTYGTRGGDVAERDVEPLSLVHTGSRWYLVAYDLGRADWRTFRLDRIDGCPVPGFRFPPRKPPAEDLAAYVAERISSAPYAHQMTLRVSVPAHELTARIPPSVGVVEPIDAGSCRLRTGANDLDAVPFHLAQWDFEFVLEDAPPGLAQRLARIAERFARAVPST; this comes from the coding sequence ATGTACGGAACGTCCGAGCGTCTGCTGCGGCTGCTTTCCCTGCTGCAGGCCCGCCGCGACTGGCCTGGTCCGGACCTCGCCGGCCGGCTGGGGGTGGACGTCCGCACGATCCGCCGCGACGTCGAACGGCTGCGCACGCTGGGCTATCCGGTGCACGCGACGCCGGGCGTGGCCGGTGGCTACCGGCTCGGCCCGGGTGCCGCGCTGCCGCCGTTGCTGCTGGACGACGACGAGGCGGTGGCGGTGGCGGTCGGGCTGCGCACGGCCGCGAACGGCACCGTCTCCGGGATCGAGGAGACGTCCGTGCGCGCGCTGGCGAAACTCGAGCAGGTCCTGCCCGCCCGGCTGCGCGGCCGGGTGCGGGCCATGGACTCCGCGCTCGTCCGGATGCCGGGCGGGGCGCCGGTGATCGACGCGGAGCTGCTCACCGTGGTCGCGGCCGCCTGCCGGGACCACGAACGGCTGCGCTTCACCTACGGCACGCGCGGCGGCGACGTCGCCGAACGCGACGTCGAGCCACTCAGTCTGGTGCACACCGGATCGCGCTGGTACCTGGTCGCCTACGACCTGGGCCGCGCGGACTGGCGCACCTTCCGGCTGGACCGCATCGACGGTTGCCCGGTGCCGGGTTTCCGCTTCCCGCCGAGGAAACCGCCTGCCGAGGACCTGGCAGCCTACGTGGCCGAGCGGATCTCCTCGGCGCCCTACGCGCACCAGATGACGCTGCGGGTGTCGGTGCCCGCGCACGAACTCACCGCGCGGATCCCGCCGTCCGTGGGCGTGGTGGAGCCGATCGACGCCGGGAGCTGCCGGTTGCGCACCGGTGCGAATGACCTCGACGCGGTCCCGTTCCACCTCGCGCAGTGGGACTTCGAGTTCGTGCTGGAGGACGCGCCACCCGGCCTGGCGCAGCGGCTCGCCCGGATCGCCGAGCGGTTCGCCCGCGCGGTGCCGTCGACCTGA
- a CDS encoding nucleoside deaminase: protein MPIDPQQLLAVAREEAELGRAEGGVPIGAALFDRDGRLLGRGHNRRVQDDDPSLHAETTAFRAAGRRPHYRDTIMVTTLSPCWYCSGLVRQFAIPHLVIGESSTFTGGHPWLAGHGVRVDLLDDPACTALMTEFIRQRPDLWAEDIGEPSTSD from the coding sequence ATGCCGATCGACCCGCAGCAGCTGCTCGCCGTGGCCCGCGAAGAAGCCGAACTGGGCAGGGCCGAAGGCGGTGTCCCGATCGGCGCGGCCCTCTTCGACCGCGATGGACGTCTGCTCGGCCGCGGCCACAACCGCCGCGTGCAGGACGACGACCCGTCCCTGCACGCGGAGACAACCGCGTTCCGCGCCGCCGGCCGCCGCCCGCACTACCGCGACACGATCATGGTGACCACGCTGTCTCCGTGCTGGTACTGCAGTGGCCTGGTCCGCCAGTTCGCCATCCCGCACCTGGTGATCGGCGAATCGAGCACCTTCACCGGCGGCCACCCGTGGCTGGCCGGCCACGGCGTCCGGGTCGACCTGCTCGACGACCCCGCGTGCACCGCACTGATGACGGAGTTCATCCGGCAACGACCGGACCTGTGGGCCGAGGACATCGGAGAACCGTCCACTTCGGACTGA
- a CDS encoding chitinase: MKSLRRVSTLAFAAGAVLATTAGVAPSALAAPSALAAPDPVVASPYLYQWGGQSDPSAAMDATGVKAFTLAFMLSSGGCTPAWDGSRALDGSDKALIQTIRDAGGDVIPSFGGWSGSKLGPQCGSPEELAGAYQKVIDAYQLKAIDLDIENTDEFENEAVQDRILNAVKITKDKNPGLRVVITMGTTPDGPNDWGKRLITQAKALGADVDVWSVMPFDFSDGGDMAAMTESAVDGLAAQLQSTFGWDEATAYQRSGLSSMNGNTDNAGESVSVDDFTKIRDYASSHHLGRLTFWATNRDCSGGSDCSGIDQEQYAFTKIVAGYQG; encoded by the coding sequence ATGAAATCCCTGCGTCGCGTCAGCACTCTCGCGTTCGCCGCCGGCGCCGTGCTGGCCACCACGGCCGGTGTCGCGCCGTCCGCGCTCGCCGCACCGTCCGCACTCGCCGCGCCGGACCCGGTGGTCGCCTCGCCCTACCTGTACCAGTGGGGCGGCCAGTCCGACCCTTCCGCGGCGATGGACGCCACCGGGGTCAAGGCTTTCACCCTCGCCTTCATGCTCTCCAGCGGCGGCTGCACCCCGGCCTGGGACGGCTCGCGCGCGCTCGACGGCTCGGACAAGGCGTTGATCCAGACCATCCGGGACGCAGGCGGCGACGTGATCCCCTCGTTCGGCGGCTGGTCCGGCAGCAAACTGGGCCCGCAGTGCGGCTCACCCGAGGAGCTGGCCGGCGCCTACCAGAAGGTGATCGACGCCTACCAGCTCAAGGCGATCGACCTGGACATCGAGAACACCGACGAGTTCGAGAACGAGGCCGTGCAGGACCGGATCCTGAACGCGGTCAAGATCACCAAGGACAAGAACCCCGGCCTGCGCGTGGTGATCACCATGGGCACCACCCCGGACGGCCCGAACGACTGGGGCAAGCGGCTGATCACCCAGGCGAAGGCACTCGGCGCGGACGTCGACGTGTGGTCGGTGATGCCGTTCGACTTCTCCGACGGGGGTGACATGGCCGCCATGACCGAATCCGCCGTCGACGGTCTGGCGGCGCAGCTGCAGTCCACCTTCGGCTGGGACGAGGCCACCGCCTACCAGCGCAGCGGACTGTCCTCGATGAACGGGAACACCGACAACGCCGGGGAATCCGTGTCGGTGGACGATTTCACCAAGATTCGGGACTACGCGAGCAGCCACCACCTCGGCCGGCTCACCTTCTGGGCGACCAACCGGGACTGCTCCGGCGGCAGTGACTGCAGCGGCATCGACCAGGAGCAGTACGCCTTCACCAAGATCGTGGCCGGCTACCAGGGCTGA
- a CDS encoding TetR/AcrR family transcriptional regulator has protein sequence MLREPQQERSRTTRRRLIEAAMECFGERGWHGVTVALIAERAGVSRGAAQHHFPTREALVAAAVDLLGEAQLDELRTRAAGLPAGSPRIERVVEMVLNLYTGPMFRAALQLWAVASTDEQLRAVLVPLEARVGREAHRVTVELLGVDEAGAGVRELVQATLDLARGLGLANLLTDDTRRRRQIVREWAATLEARLGETRVS, from the coding sequence ATGCTCCGCGAACCGCAGCAGGAACGCAGCCGTACGACGCGGCGGCGGTTGATCGAGGCTGCCATGGAGTGCTTCGGCGAACGGGGCTGGCACGGCGTCACCGTGGCGCTGATCGCCGAGCGCGCCGGGGTCTCCCGCGGGGCCGCACAGCACCACTTCCCGACCCGTGAAGCGTTGGTCGCGGCCGCGGTGGACCTGCTCGGCGAGGCACAGCTGGACGAGCTGCGGACGCGGGCGGCCGGGTTGCCCGCCGGCTCGCCGCGGATCGAACGCGTGGTCGAAATGGTGCTCAACCTCTACACCGGCCCGATGTTCCGCGCCGCGCTGCAGTTGTGGGCGGTCGCCTCCACCGACGAGCAGCTGCGGGCGGTGCTCGTGCCGCTGGAGGCGCGGGTCGGCCGGGAGGCGCATCGCGTCACGGTCGAACTACTGGGCGTCGACGAGGCCGGTGCCGGGGTGCGCGAGCTGGTCCAGGCCACCCTCGACCTGGCCCGTGGCCTGGGCCTGGCGAATCTGCTCACCGACGACACCCGCCGCCGTCGCCAGATCGTGCGCGAATGGGCGGCCACGCTGGAGGCCCGGCTCGGCGAAACCAGGGTGTCGTGA